One Mesorhizobium sp. L-2-11 genomic region harbors:
- a CDS encoding BrnA antitoxin family protein, whose amino-acid sequence MSRKELSQDQRDQLAKLADLPDDEIDTSDIPEAPTENWVHARRGHLYRPLKQPVTIRLDADVLSWFKEHVEGGGYQTEINRVLRRHVAEQEKRRS is encoded by the coding sequence ATGAGCAGGAAGGAGCTTAGCCAGGATCAGCGCGACCAGCTTGCCAAGCTGGCTGATTTGCCTGACGACGAAATCGATACTTCCGACATTCCAGAAGCCCCGACCGAGAACTGGGTTCACGCTCGCCGCGGGCATCTCTATCGACCGCTCAAGCAACCGGTGACCATTCGGCTCGACGCGGATGTGCTGTCCTGGTTCAAGGAGCATGTCGAGGGTGGCGGCTATCAAACCGAGATCAATCGCGTGCTCCGTCGTCATGTGGCGGAGCAGGAAAAGCGGCGGTCCTAA